From the Dehalococcoidales bacterium genome, the window GAGGTGCTTGCTGCTCGCCGGAAGGTCCTGGTGCTTCGCGCAGAACCGCGTTTCTTGGCCGCCTTCTTCCGCTTCCGCTTGACGCTGGGCTTCTCGTAATGCTCCCTTCGGCGTAACTCCGCCAGGATGCCGTCCTGCTGTACCTTTCTGTTGAACCGCTTCAGTAAGCTGTCAAAGCTCTCCTCAGCGCCCGGTATGACTTCTGCCAAGTAGCATCACTCTCCTTTTGATATTTTACGCCGGGGACAGATTCCGGCTAATATTTTAGGGGCAGACCGGAGAGTCTAACCCCTGAAAAACCAAATCCGGTGTTTCATGCCGCGAGGAAACACGCTGTTATTATTGTAGAGGGCGGGGGATGAACTGTCAAGGCAGGCTCCTCCCAGCTTGCGTTTTACCCCTTTTCCATCCTCCCCATTATTTCCACCGCCGCCACCAGGCCGGAAGCGGAGGCCTGCACCAGCCCGCGGCTTACGCCCGTCCCGTCCCCTACCGCGAACAGGTTTTTTACTTCCGTTTCCAGGGTGGGGCTCAATTTGGGGCGGAACGAGTAAAATTTAACCTCGATACCATAAAGCAAAGTGTCCGCCGAGGCGATGCCGGGTATCATCTTATCCATAGCCATAAGCATTTCTATCAGGCCGGTGAGATGGCGGAAAGGCAGCGCGAAGCTCAGGTCACCCGGCGTGGCGCCCTTAAGCGTAGGCTTAAGCTTACCTTTTTCAATGCGTTCCGGCGTGGAACGGCGCCCTTCCAGAAGGTCGCCGAGGCGCTG encodes:
- the rpsU gene encoding 30S ribosomal protein S21, which translates into the protein MAEVIPGAEESFDSLLKRFNRKVQQDGILAELRRREHYEKPSVKRKRKKAAKKRGSARSTRTFRRAASTSR